The Humulus lupulus chromosome 7, drHumLupu1.1, whole genome shotgun sequence region CGTGGCACTTGTCATTTCACAAGAAGCACTGCTAAGAGATATTATTGGTGCCCAACACAACAAGTAGGTGGCATACTGCTATTGGTATAATTTAATATCGGGTCtcacttatttaaatttaataagtataaTGGAATATCGCTAACTAATCATGAGGTATCATCTCATCtggtgttggacaccttaaggTGCCAAATAGCAATACTCTTTCGTAAGGGTATGATGACATTGTTCATGACGTGGCACTCACTTCCTTTGAATAGTGACCTTACAAAAGGGATGTAACATCTATACCCTTATGCTTATTTATATTCACTTCACTACAAAATAAAGCCAAAAAGAAGCTTTCATTTCTTCCTTAATCTCATTTTTCTTTTTGTTCATTTCCAATTTACAACCTAAAAGCCCAAAAACTATATGAGGTTGCCCTTGCTATTCACtttgtttaattaaaaagaaaaagtatTTACAtccattattttataataataaaaagaaaggtATCAATTTTACAATGTTTGGAATGAATGGTATGTCATaattttgaatgaaaaaaaatagaaatcataaaaatatataaagggCTATTGTGTAGTAAAGGTGTCACTTTAACCcctattaaaataatattttctatTTTCAACATGTAAATTATAATTATAACAAGCAttccattaattttaaaaaaaatactgaataatttacgatatcaaaatcataatccaaataatttattttacacgcttatataaaaaacaaataaacgtccaactaattatttaaaatttgatttgAACACTATATagattattcaaaatttcttaaaaatcagTGAAATACCTTCTATAAGTATAACATACATCACTATATAAAAGAGTTTGTTTCTCCACATATATTTCACTAACAAGTGACACCCTTATTCTAAAATTTCCCAATATAGGATTTTTAttctataataaaaaaaattaaatattttgtaaaaatctaaaaaaaatgaaaaagagttTGCCCCAAATGGGAACCATTGTCTATGGCTAAGCACTAATAACTTATTATGCTATACAAAATCAGTAACAATTATACAATTTCCTTATTTCATTTATAGAAACAATAACTCTAAAAACACACCCCATACAATATCACATTCTCATTTAATGATTTGGGCAACTTACTCCACTCCACTCACTCAGTCACTTTCTCTATACACTAAAAAAGAaagcttttttattttattttcactgTGCAACATGCATACCATGAAActaaataagtaaaaaaaatgaaGGCTTTAGTTTAGTGGCAATGATAGAAAAATAAATGCTATTCAACTAGGCTGAGTTACAGAACTGAAAACAGCACATGTTACATGGTGTTATTGGCTACAACCACAATATaatatgtaaaaaataatatatatatatatatactattactATACACCTTCAATTTCTATTTTGAGTCATTAAAATATTTGGGGTCTGGTCAGATTCTACACAGTaccttttctttttcattttcagCCTCTCAAACTCAAACCCACTTCaaatctaataataataataataataataataaataaagagctagctcattattatcatcattttgttttcttctttttcaaaagACAATCTCAGAGCTCTTTTACCCAAACTTCCATGATTCTCTCTCTGTACATAACAACACACAACCAAAGTCACTTCCAGAGCTTTTGTGTTATTGCTGGTGCTTGTTTGAACACGTACACTTGGCACGATcatcagaaagtgtctgaagatcaTAACCAAAAAGAAAATCTTACTTTAGATTGAAAAAAATAATCAGCATttaatacatacatatatactaaCACATATtttaatctcttttttttttacctGTACTTGGCTCTGTAGATCTTTAATGTACTCAACTGCCAGATCTAACATGTCGGCTGTGTTTGTTTGCTGTTAAAAAATTCAATGAAGACATTTACTGTATCAGTATATGATCATCAAGCTCTACAGACTGATAAAAATGGTGTTAATGAAGGTGTTGATCTCATTAACCTTTTCCATGTTGGGTACAAGCTCTTGTAGTTTTCTCATTCTTTCACTGATTTTGGTTCTTCTTACCTGAAAATGAACTCAACGTACGTACATTTCATgtcattatataaatatatatatatttgtaaatttATAATGATTATTAAAAGTGATTATTAAAATATGTATAATAAAGTACCCTCTCAGCTATGCTTCTAGGGTGAGTGGCGCAGCCTCGCTTAGCTCGAATCTTACATGGAACAGAATCTTGAAACTGTAAGAACTTTTCAATGGCTGCCATTTCTGATGATGTTTTGGGCAGACTCAAGTGATGGGCTAGCATGGTGGGAGGTCTAGTTCCAGTCTCCATGCTCTGAAAAATCAGTAAATAATTCATTTTAATTTGACTTAAAAAAGAAAACCATTGATCATGGTTAAGAAAACTAATCTATATACGTACCTGAGTTTCTGATGCATTACTGTTCAACCCGGAAAATggtttctcatcttcttctctgAGCCGTTTCAAACCAGTGATGTTATCAGATATAATAGCAGTGTCATCCCAAGAACCCATTGGAAAATTTGAGACGAAATTACTATTGCTATGACCTTCACCAAAAGCTTCAGTGCTGGGGTCTTGAATGGCTGCCACCAAGGTTTTGTCATCGATGAGTTCATCTAAGTGATGACTCATTAGACCAGCCCCAGATGAGAAATTCTTTAACTTGTTTGACGAAGAAAAAGTTGCATCTTCGTTAGTACTGGTAGTGGCTCCGTAACTCCCCATGCCTCTCATTGCAGCCAAGCCTTGAAAAAGATAAAAATTCCACTTTATTATTCGTTCAGACAAAAGAACAAACACATAACGaacaaagctttttttttttttttaaaagtaactTACTTTCGATATCAATACTGGCAAAAAGTCCAGCAGGAGAGCTGCTGTGTCTGATAAGGTTGGAGTTATTGACACCGCCGGTTCTCATCGCCGGGAAATGATTCACATAAGCAGAAGCTTCGTTACTCGAAGCCAAGTTCTGAATAGGTAAAGGTGGCTTTGACTGACTCTGGTAAAAGCTCGGCGAAGCAGAGGAATAGCTACTCAAATTTGTCGGTTGTTGCGGCGGTTGTGGCGGGAGAACCGCCCCTGCGACGCCACCAGCTGGCTCGTTACTCATCGCCGTTGAAGTTACGAATTGGGCTGTCTCAGACGACAACTTCTGAGGTGTCGTTTCGGCTAAACCACCAAGACTTCCGCCTCCGTCGTCACCAGCTCCGCCGTCATCACTGTTCATAAACCGAGCAAAAATTCGCTCCGTTTCAGGGCTCGATGGCCGATTAAAGAACTGTTGACAGAACTCTCTGTCGAGTATGTTCGTGAAATACGAGCTCGGAGCCGACCGATAACGCATCAAGCCGGAGGAGGAGCCCATTTGTTGTTGAGGGTGATGGAGATCAGACTCCATTGATTCCTGTTCCTTCTTCAACTTTTCttctgttttctctctaattttctcaCTCTTTCTGGGTTTATCTTTCTTCCTGTTCTACCTACCTACCGATCAGAacaaattaaaaatgaaaaaaaaaaaaaaattcagagaAGTGGACGTGATTGTTTCAGGTGAATTTTGTGGATCTTGTACGAGCTAACAAAAACCCCCCAATCAGTATTCTTCTCTTTTTAGTTGGCTGAAAATAGCTCTAGACTCGTGAAAAAGAAAACAGAGGACTGAAAAAGACTCGACTTTTACAAGAAAAATTTTCCGGGAAAATCACAGAAACTGTAACACAAAAAAAATCTAACAACCACCCTTTTCTCTAATACAAAATCTGAATCAGCCCACCTAACCAGATTACACAATACTAAACCAGAAACCATGAACAGAACATATCCAAAACCAAAGCCAAAACCAAAACCAACACCAAagaacctctctctctctctctctagactTTCTCCCTCCACAACCTGAAATTCTCTCTCTACGGTTGCAGAGTGGTGAGttggtggtgatggtggtggcgATAGTGTCAGTGGTGTGGTGTTCTTCAAGCTTTGATGACAGACACAGTGATGAAAGAGaagctaaaatcttttatattttggaaaaaataataataataataataatgataaaaatacaatttttatttctaaattttccGAAACATGAGCAGTTGAGCTAATTGGAAAGAGGCCAGAAATCTAGTCCCCCAGATTTGGCAtgtttttttatttcataaaataaataatatgacAATAATACCCTCGTCGAACTCCTTAATAACGAAAGTAACTTTgctttttaacaaaaaaaaattaggaaaaaaatGATTGAGTTGGACACATGTCAATTATTGTGTGAAGAATAACATTAGATAATAAGTTTGGTGGTGTTTTTGTGATGTAAAAACATATAAGGTTGTTTTCACATACTCAATTTTGACTCccactttctctctttctttggACCACTTCAAATATTTTAACTCATCTCATCTCatgaatataattaattttagttATTAATATAATGTTAATGAGAGTATATATTAATGTAGGAAAAAGATTTTGGATGCAGGACCACAATTTTTCTATAACGTACTATTTAGGtttctaaattttattttgtatcaaattcgttttttctttatttcagaaaataattcatataatgcACAACAAAAAAGGGCgtttggtatggggtaaagtaaaAGTGGTAATAAGAATCTAAATTTTTtcctatgtttggttcaaattttaagaagatgaagttaataatttgtgtgaaACTCACATGTATTTTAAGAGTAAAGTGAACCATTTTGTACACaagaatttaatattatattcatCATAAGTCTCTCTACATTTTCTAAAGCAGCTCAACTACTTAAAACAAACACCCCCACCAAAGAGATTTATGAcctaattaatcataaaataaactAACTGGTTCGTAAATTACTCTCCGTTAGGTCATAAATCGTTTTTAAATGTGTATTCTGAAAATTGTTTTCCAACCAAAATgacctatatgatatacatttagtAAATTTAAGGACCTAAGTGatacaaaataaaatttgaagccctatatgatatttttcataaaaattaagAACTTTGGTGATATAAACTCTTttatttaagtaattttaatataattttgagcACTTAATTTTGTATATGATATTTAGAGACAAGTTTCCAAACACAATCAAATCTAATAGTACTTTCAATTGAGGTATACTTTATCTTTTAAAATATATCAAAACAAAATTCCATACATTAAGATATTTTCTATTCATTTTACACACAtatataagttaaaaaaaaagttgttccctaaaaaaaaatcaatataatatgTTTAGAGCAATATAATATATAGGGAAGCACCTAGTATTCAttgctataatatatatatatatatatatatagaataactCACCTAAAGAGAACTATATTACCTTTTTTCCCTATATATTTtggaaaattactattttatctCATCTGTCGAGACTATTCTAGATattgaattttataattatatatatgaaaatcataaacatatctACACTCAAAATTTACGTCAAtgatataatatttattaaaagtaGAATATACAATTTTAAGAGTACACATCATGTGATTATGTATAAAAATTAGCATAAAATTTGGATTCATGTATAAGTATTATTCATTTTTTCTAAGTTTTGTTTGTCCATTTTTGTTCCAACAAACAATAAATAATTCTTCAATttaaatttggttgattatttatgctttaaggtttaaatacattagaGAATATGAACACATTTTTTATTTAGTGAGACTTAAATTGCAAAAAAAACATAAGTTGCAAGGTTTGACATTTTTATAATAACATTTGTccttaatttttctaaaaaatatcacTTAAGTTCTCAAACTTAATAAATGTgtatcacataaatattttttgttaGAAAATAATTTACAGAATgcacaataaaaaaatatttatgacttaattaattataaaaaaattaattgggtCAAAAATCAATCTCTGCTATGTCATAAATCGTTTTCTGATATGCAATTcgaaaattattttttaacaaaaaagaCTTATATAATACATAAATTTGAGGATTAAAGTGATATGAAATAACATTTAAAGACATAAGtgatacttttaaaaaaaaaattgtggacATGATATAaactttttttataatttatttttgaaattataggTCCCACCCAAGAAAGAAATTCCAACACACATTAAAGGATTGTAAGTGAAATGCTATTTCGgttgaaattaaaattttatgTGTGTTGGTGTGTTTACATGAATAACAACATGAGAAAGATTTGGGTAAATCTAATAATGATACAAAATAAATGCATATTTAAAAAGTCAACCGAAAAGTGAGCCAATAATAATATCAAATAGTCACCATCCATAATAAATATATAGGACAAATAAATCGTACcactttttaaattatttttttttcttcatctttaTCTTCTTCAATCCTAAATTTCAATGAGAAAAGAAAATTACAAGTTTTGCTTAGAAAGAAGATTTTATATTCTAGTAACTTTTAGTACTTCAAGCATAGAACATGTATTGTTGTTATCAATAAATAGCTTAGGTTTTATTTAATggataaaatataataatttaaaaaaaaaaattgatggtcAAGAGCAAGACGTCTAAGCATAATAAgctaaatcatataataatttctAATTTAAGGTCTAAAATGGACATTTTATCAACCTTCACCAAATCCAATTAAAAATGCTAATCTTCCATCTCTTTGGGAGAGAGAATAGACCAAAaccaataataattttttagtgaATTATACTAATTAATTGAAGagttttatttattgaattagaATATAATTAATTAGTAGTTTGTTTAATCGTGAAGTGCCACGCACGGACTgggaatattaattaaatatgaaagaattaatattttttgtttGGGAAATGGGGGACCATAAGAGCTACGTGGAATCTTATTACACATAGTACCcaattttcaattatttatttctccTGGCCCTCTGTGGTTGAATGAGCTGTACATCCTTTATCTtcaaaaagactaaaatacccctgtCAATCCCTGATTCCCCCTTCATTTGTGAGGGCAAAATTGTCTTATTGTTGCTACTAATGGTGCCCAAGACCATTATTAGTTCCTAACACTACTGTGAGGTGTTGTCCTAGCTAGCAATTTtctataataattattaaattaaaatatgtgtaGGGCtcaatattaaattatattaatagtAGTACGATAACTTGTGGTAATATTGGAGGCCATTAATGTCTTATAGCAtttctcattatttaataaaagatTATATTTGCACtctaaaatttgattaagaggcccatttttattaaaaaatattatataatatatatttttatcaacTTATACTAACATTTTTCTATAAAATTTCTTTTTAATATTctggaaaatacatataaataatatattttttaaatatttaaataaaatttaaatttaaacaaaaaaaagtataaaaatttGTCAAAGtaagaattttttttctaaaaatttatgaGAACTAGATAAAATAAAACtattgaaattaataaaaaaaaattaagaatataaaaaaaatattg contains the following coding sequences:
- the LOC133790385 gene encoding transcription factor bHLH130-like, whose translation is MESDLHHPQQQMGSSSGLMRYRSAPSSYFTNILDREFCQQFFNRPSSPETERIFARFMNSDDGGAGDDGGGSLGGLAETTPQKLSSETAQFVTSTAMSNEPAGGVAGAVLPPQPPQQPTNLSSYSSASPSFYQSQSKPPLPIQNLASSNEASAYVNHFPAMRTGGVNNSNLIRHSSSPAGLFASIDIESLAAMRGMGSYGATTSTNEDATFSSSNKLKNFSSGAGLMSHHLDELIDDKTLVAAIQDPSTEAFGEGHSNSNFVSNFPMGSWDDTAIISDNITGLKRLREEDEKPFSGLNSNASETQSMETGTRPPTMLAHHLSLPKTSSEMAAIEKFLQFQDSVPCKIRAKRGCATHPRSIAERVRRTKISERMRKLQELVPNMEKQTNTADMLDLAVEYIKDLQSQVQTLSDDRAKCTCSNKHQQ